A genomic window from Methanomassiliicoccales archaeon includes:
- a CDS encoding nitroreductase family protein, whose translation MDVFDAIRARRCVRKFRRDPIPENVLKKVLNAARLAPTVENFQPWKLVLVSDEDIKRKLVSACNNQKCIAEAPLVIVACGLPDEAYPMLGGYMNSYPVDVAMAMNQLMLAATAEGLGTCLITSFKEEKVAEAIGIPSEARIVVITPLGYPAEEGEKNESKNLDELISYNKYA comes from the coding sequence GTGGATGTATTTGATGCAATTAGAGCAAGAAGATGCGTACGCAAGTTTAGAAGGGATCCCATACCAGAAAATGTTTTGAAGAAAGTTCTCAATGCCGCAAGGCTTGCACCTACGGTCGAAAACTTTCAACCTTGGAAACTAGTGTTGGTTTCCGATGAAGATATCAAAAGGAAGTTAGTGTCAGCTTGTAATAATCAAAAATGTATTGCTGAAGCCCCACTTGTTATAGTTGCATGCGGGCTTCCCGATGAAGCATATCCTATGCTGGGCGGTTACATGAACAGTTATCCCGTTGACGTAGCTATGGCCATGAATCAGCTGATGCTGGCGGCAACTGCAGAAGGATTGGGAACATGTCTTATAACTTCATTTAAGGAAGAAAAAGTCGCAGAAGCAATTGGTATACCTTCAGAGGCAAGGATTGTTGTGATTACTCCGCTTGGTTATCCTGCGGAAGAAGGAGAAAAGAACGAAAGCAAGAATCTTGACGAATTGATTTCGTATAACAAATATGCATGA